AAACtgatttgaaaaatatattgcatacttttaggcgttttacATAGTTTCAGGCGTTATGCACCAAAAGCACAAATTGCCGTGGTTAGATAAGCTCACGAtatattttgattttgctATAATCACTCAATTTATCAAACTTCACTTGCAAAGGTTCGCCCAAACCACATTGCCTGAactaaacattttgttttgccggTCTAGTGCTATCCGTCAATTCCGTTTGGCCGGGAATTTTTAACCACTGTTCGCACTTCTTTTTCGATGTTTCGATCTGCTCCCACGGGATCTCGTCCCGTGTCATCCAGTCGAATCGTCGATCGTAGTACAGATCGTAGTGCGGTCCGGATGTTGGGAATAGTTCCCGTTCGTTTTCCGACATCGCGTCCAGCATACGCCACATCCCGGACATGGAATCCGTTTCCAGCCCGCAGAAAGATTCTTCCGACACGATCGCCCGAACACGACCTTTCTTGCGCTGCTGAAGCAACTGTTGCTGCTCCCGGCGCTTCTTCTCCTCCTGATGATGCTGTAGGTCACACTTGTGCAGCATCTCATCGATAAACGACCGGAACTTGGGACTGAAATCAGTGGCCATTTGCAAATCCGGGCAACCGGCACAGGAATCGCTCGATACCGGTTCCGCTTGCGCTTGATCCGGCTTCCGGAGGCGGCCCGCACCCTTCAGCTCGTCGTAGGCACTCCGGAACTCGGGTGTAAATTGATTCATCAGCAGCAACTCATCGCTCTCGTCCACTCCAGGTTTCTGCAAACAGGTAAAGCGGATAGGTAAACGTACGCCGAACATCCGCATCTCCATATTAATCATACCTTTTTCCTCAGGTCCATCAGTATGTACGATTCATCCAGATCAGAGAACGGGTCGGAAAGGGCACTGCACTCGGATGATGCATCATCCTCGGCCCGGTTGGTACGTGGCATCTCCGACGCGGTCAGTGGACGTAATATTTGGAAGATGTTTTCCGCAAACTGTTGCCGCACATCCGGATCTTCGCTCGTGATCGGATACCCGTCCATTCCGGTACACTGCAGCCGTACGTTTGACACCATGGATGCGCATCGACGAGATGCCGGTGTTACTGGATCCCGATATCCCTGCATACCGGCACGTTGTTGGATCGATAAGCACCGTCGACCCCGCCGAGAATCGGGGTTTGGGTACTGTTCCGAATTCCTGAAGCATCGCGAAATGATAAACTTGACATTCCCCTTGCACTACTTTTCAGCGGGTTTGCACGCATCCGGTTGCTCCTTTATGTTGTGCCTCAACTGCTCGTTTATTGCCAATCAAACAAAGCAACATGCGGAGATGGGGCTAGAATAACGGAATAGTCATGTTGCGGGCAAAGCAGGCGATGAATAGATAGTTGCCCCCGACCCCACCTCACTGTTTGTGGATGGACTGCACTGTAGGAACGAGTGACAACCTACGACAACATGAAATCCCACTCCACGCATTCGTTTGGCACGGTAAAAGGGTAACCAGTGGCGTTATGTTATcaatttatttcttcattataAAGTTGTTGAAATGTATGGCGAATGTTTACgggaaattttctttttattttactcgAGTTTTACCAACAGTTGATGACTACATTGAAAGTTCGTATTACTTCCAATAACTTTACAATACAAAACTGTAGGAAtacaaaactgctgtactggTATATATGATTACATGAACTTTTCTTATTTTAAGAATCTTTCGAGAGTCTATAACAACATACTTTAATTGTTGAGCAGAATAACTTTCACATGCAAATGCTACCGGTGAACCGGTGTTTTATCTGCTGCACCCATTGAAATGTTAAGGCTTAGCTGATTAAGAGCGCTATGGTACAGCTATGGAGCTTCACAGCTTATCAACAGCATCCAGTAATGAAGAAACAATCTATCATTGATAAAGCAACGACGCGACAGAATACAACTTACAACATCTCAATCATATTGATGCAGTTTTATATTACCTtctatgattttattttcgtttgctgcttATTCGTGTTTTATTCCGATAGTACCCATTTCGTTACCTGGGATTGTTGTTTGGGTACGTTGCGTTTGACATATTTAAGCAGAACTGAATTTGAGCTTGATTTTCCGCCAAACATGACAAATAGTGTTCTTTCTGGCTTGCCGGCGCCTCATTTGAAAATAAAGgcgaattaaaaattattcgaCGAACCAGTAAGCGATCCTATTAACCATTGCAAGTATAAGAGTGaaaaatttatatattttaaacgTTTTAGATGAACGATGGCACACGGGGATGGTGGCGATGATGTACAACCTTCCACCAGCATGCCGAAAACGGTGTGTCCGGTGTGCGATAAATGGTTTCCGCTTGTCGGAATTGAGCAGCACGTAGAAGATTGCCTGAGTCTGACCGAGGAAGCGGAAAGCACACGATCAGTAACACCTTCCACGGAAGAACAACAGCGACCAGTTGACGGCGCAGCACAATTGTCGAAGCGAAACTTTAGCATCTTTGAACGAAGTCCAAAGCCAGCCAAACGTCCACGCATCGAGGAAGCACCGGTCGTTGTGTCCAGTGCTAACCGGCAGGATAACGACGTAATGTGCATTAATTTGGATCCTGACGAGGACGAAGCGATTGAGCAGAATGACAAATCTGCAAAGGTTTCGCAGAAAAAGGCACAAAAAGAATTTTCCAAACAACCGCTCGCGGAAGTCATGCGTCCGTCGAAAATCGAAGATTATGTCGGACAGGATGCAATTGTCGGACAAAACGCGATCCTGCGCAAGCTACTCGATAGAAGTAACATTCCGAGCTTGATTCTGTGGGGACCACCGGGTTGTGGAAAAACGACACTCGCCAACATTATTGCCAATCGCTGCAAGCTCGATTCATCCACGCTGCGGTTCGTGAAGCTGTCCGCCACGATGGCCGGGGTGGCGGAAGTGAAGGAGGTGGTTAAGGTCGCTAAAAACGACAGCAAATACAACCGCCGTACATTGCTGTTCATGGATGAGATACATCGGTTTAACAAGCTGCAGCAGGATATCTTTCTGCCACACGTAGAATCTGGCACAATAACGCTGATCGGTGCTACTACGGAGAACCCATCGTTCAGTCTTAACTCTGCCCTGCTCAGTCGGTGCCGGGTGATTGTGCTGGAGAAGCATTCGGTGGAGAGCATGATGAAAATACTCGTGCGTGCGCTGCCACAATACGAAGCGGTTATGGTACCGGAAAGCGTTAACAATAATGAGGATAAGTTACCCGATTTCAGCAATTTGGCGTTCATTCCACGGTAAGTTAGAATGCAATTCTGAAACGTCTATTCAAATTCGATTAACAACACCATTTTTCCGTTCATACACCAGCACGATTATCCACGAGGAAACCGTTCGCTGGCTCGCGGAAACCTGCGACGGAGATGCACGCATCGGGCTGAACAGTTTGCAGCTAGCCTTATCCGGTGCCGCATCTACAACAGACAGTATTTATGAGTCGCTGAATACCGTTACGCTTCAGGACGTCCGTGAGGGTATTAAAAAATCTCATCTGCTTTACGATCGTAAGGGGGACCAGCATTACGATATTATATCCGCACTACACAAATCCATTCGTGGCTCGGATGATAACGCCGCCCTGTACTGGGCGACGCGCATGATTGCATCCGGCGAAGATCCGCGCTACATTTGCCGCCGTATGATACGCATGGCGAGCGAGGATATTGGTCTAGCGGACACTAACGCGCTACAGGTAGCGACCGCAACACTGGCCGCCGTACAATCGGTAGGTATGCCGGAAGCGGACTGTATTATCGCGCACTGCGCCGTCTATCTGGCGCGTGCACCCAAGAGCCGCGAAGTGTACGAAGCGTACAAACGTTGCCGTGCTTCGATCGATGAGTGGAAGGGTCCGATGCCAGGAGTGCCGCTGCATCTGCGTAATGCCCCGACGAAACTGATGCGCAATCTGCAGTACGGCGTTGGGTACAATATGCTGCACAAGGATCAGTCGGGATTGACTTACATGCCGGAAGGAATGGAAGATGAACATTATTTTTCGGATTAGGTTTAGCGCGAGGTTTTGCGAATATTTCCATGATGTTATGTTATACGTTGAAGTACAAATAAGAAACTCATCCCGTCACGGTGGCTGAGTACAACTTGTAATCCTTGTTCATATTAACTACGCAGAAAAGATTACGTAATGAAatgcgataaaaataaattacgaaGAAGACACTTTTCATTTCGTTAACAAACGTAACTTTTATTCAAATGCCGCACACGCTTTTCCATAGATTTTATGCAGCATAATGAGTCCATCGTTAGTCGTGATTGCCTTCTACCCTATGTAGCGGTTCCCTGGGTAAAGAGATGaacaaaaagaataatttataCCAAACCATCTACACAGTCAAACAATATATACAATGAGTATTTGAGGCTTTCAGGGAGTCAATATTTCATAGCTCGAAGAAGGTAAAGCTATGAAATTCTCTCATTGGAACTCAAGTTAAAAACATGCTTGTTCATCAAATAACGTAGTACACAGTAAATATGTTGCATAGTTTATTGTAGGGAATCGAGTTACCTGTGGAAAAAATTCCATAAGCCGAACTCCTACGCATAACAGGAAGTGATTCATGGAGACTGAAACAAAGAAAGGAACACATTACATTACTGATTAAGAACTAATTtcattattatatatttacctttaaaatgctttcgaTGCTAACTGAAAAGAGGTTAACACAGAGAGACGATATTGGAGCATAGGAAGGTCGCTAATGGCAGGCACATACACATGCCCTTCTGCTGCACGCTAAGAACTTCATGTGGCTTTGGCGTATATTAATTCTGTTCTGCAAGAATCTTTAACGATAGAAGGAAATGTTTGCATTAGAGGTTGAGCTCTACATGTGAAGCATCATGATTTGTGATCAAGAAACAAAGCTTCAGAGTTAAGCATTTTTTGTATAATCAAGTAAATTCATCTAATAAGAAGAGGACAAAAACAGTGTTTGATCATCATAACCATGTACATTTGAATAGACTTTTGTTGCTAACGTATACATTAACACAgaaatggacaaatttaggCGATTTTTCATTCGAGTGACATGCCATCTTTTAGAGCACTCAGTAGTGCTTCGTTTTTATTCGTAGATAACCTGTTATTCACAGCCAAAATTGTATAACGCTATCAGTTAATTTGTAACGTTACTGTGTAGTTTAAAGATAGCTCAACGATCTTTTCGATCCCTTTGAAGGTTGAGGCAATCGGGCAAACAGTGAAGACGAACCTTGGACAAGATGAACTTTGCTGAGTTTTCGTGAATGCATGCATAGAAGTCAAGCAAACTTTATAGCATTCAATTATTCGTAAAAGCTTATTGGCATCGCCTTTCTAAAATATGTCTATTTTTTATGCATACGTTAGCAGCTTTAAGATTGTGAAAATAAACTTACCATTGCACATTTCTTCAGGACGGGACAGTGACGATGACGTTCGGTTGCAGTTAGAAAACTTCTTCCAATTTAGTTTACAAGCAAGGTTTTCATTTCATCGGCAATACGACATTTCACGctgaaaattaaacgaaacatACAAAGTGATAAGCATTCTAGTTTTTGCAAATGCGTATGTGGGTATTAAAACTATATTTTGTCAGCGTGGTGCATGGAGTAAATTGAATCATAAGATTATCATATTATGAAAAGGACCATAATCATCAAATATTTTAGCGCAATGTCGCAAATGGACTGGTTTTCTCGATGCATTTAAAGTAATATTGGGATTAAGTACCTTTCATATAACTCAACAAACGGTCTCGCATATCTCGCTTCCGTGATTTCAGCCGATAATCACCACTTTGAGGATCATCctgcaaagaaacgaaaaacagtTCATGAGAAACACTATTTCACCTTCGCCAAGCAAACTTTAATACAGCGTTACAATAAATATCTCAGTTAGTGGTGCATGAGAATTCAATCATTATTTGATTCATATATTATAATTAAGAATGTGTTCATCATGGAAAATTTACGCTGAACGCGTTACTTTCGATTTGCAAATTCGCAATTTGTCTTACCTTGGACAAAGTTTTGGAGCATTCTTTCGCCAATATGCGCCTGATCtgaaaacggaagaaaaataacaataaatgaaAGGGGATATATTGATAGTTATTCTGGTCCATTTATATGTGAGCAATATATACTTATATAATTATATGTTAAGTCAGCGTGGTGCATGGAGTAAATTGAATCATAAGATTATCATATTATGAAAAGGACCATAATCATCAAATATTTTAGCGAAATGCCTCAAACGGACTCGGTTTCTCGAGTAATATTGGGATTAAGTACCTTTCATATGACTCAACAAACGGCCTCACATATCTCGCTTCCGTGATTTCAGCCGATAATCACCACTTTGAGGGTCATCCTGCAAGTTGGAAGAAACATCctacaaagaaaagaaaaacatttcatgaGAAACACTATTTCACCTTCGCCAAGCAATCTTTAATACAGCGTTACAATAAATATCTCAGTTAGTGGTGCATGAGAATTCAATCATTATTTGATTCATATATTATAATTAAGAAAATATTCATCATGGAAAAAATACGCTGAACGTGTTACATTCGATTTGCAAATTCGTAATTTGTCTTGATAATTCGTAATTTAACTTAATTACCTTGACAAAGTTTGGAGCATTCTTTTACCAATATGCGGCTGATCTGTCGGAAGTATCTGAAAAACATAGTAAATTTGAAATCTATAGCGAAGATGTACAACAAAAG
The Anopheles moucheti chromosome 2, idAnoMoucSN_F20_07, whole genome shotgun sequence genome window above contains:
- the LOC128298650 gene encoding uncharacterized protein LOC128298650; the protein is MDGYPITSEDPDVRQQFAENIFQILRPLTASEMPRTNRAEDDASSECSALSDPFSDLDESYILMDLRKKKPGVDESDELLLMNQFTPEFRSAYDELKGAGRLRKPDQAQAEPVSSDSCAGCPDLQMATDFSPKFRSFIDEMLHKCDLQHHQEEKKRREQQQLLQQRKKGRVRAIVSEESFCGLETDSMSGMWRMLDAMSENERELFPTSGPHYDLYYDRRFDWMTRDEIPWEQIETSKKKCEQWLKIPGQTELTDSTRPAKQNV
- the LOC128297121 gene encoding ATPase WRNIP1-like, whose translation is MAHGDGGDDVQPSTSMPKTVCPVCDKWFPLVGIEQHVEDCLSLTEEAESTRSVTPSTEEQQRPVDGAAQLSKRNFSIFERSPKPAKRPRIEEAPVVVSSANRQDNDVMCINLDPDEDEAIEQNDKSAKVSQKKAQKEFSKQPLAEVMRPSKIEDYVGQDAIVGQNAILRKLLDRSNIPSLILWGPPGCGKTTLANIIANRCKLDSSTLRFVKLSATMAGVAEVKEVVKVAKNDSKYNRRTLLFMDEIHRFNKLQQDIFLPHVESGTITLIGATTENPSFSLNSALLSRCRVIVLEKHSVESMMKILVRALPQYEAVMVPESVNNNEDKLPDFSNLAFIPRTIIHEETVRWLAETCDGDARIGLNSLQLALSGAASTTDSIYESLNTVTLQDVREGIKKSHLLYDRKGDQHYDIISALHKSIRGSDDNAALYWATRMIASGEDPRYICRRMIRMASEDIGLADTNALQVATATLAAVQSVGMPEADCIIAHCAVYLARAPKSREVYEAYKRCRASIDEWKGPMPGVPLHLRNAPTKLMRNLQYGVGYNMLHKDQSGLTYMPEGMEDEHYFSD